The following proteins are encoded in a genomic region of Hymenobacter siberiensis:
- a CDS encoding alpha-amylase family glycosyl hydrolase, with amino-acid sequence MPNASASEPASRAKTAPKATTKPAPAAHPKAAPSPTLQPGMGAVPHATGTTFRVWAPNADSVSVIGTFNDWQGDATPLQAEENGYWATDVPGAKPGDEYKFHLLNKGNPIDHNDPYARQVTNSAGSSVVHDPDFDWGDDNFQMPAWNELVIYELHVGTFNAPDAENVGTFLSVPEKLPYLRDLGINCIELLPATEFPGSRSCGYNPANPFALESDYGGPVAFKEMVKQAHQHGIAVVLDVVYNHFGPGDLDLWQFDGWSENDGGGIYFYNDWRAKTPWGDNRPDYGRPEVRQYIRDNALMWLNEYRCDGLRADAIAFIRNVNGEDNPEEDLPNGWSLMRWINEEIDKTMPWNITIAEDLRGNAAITEATTNGGLGFDSQWDGSFVYPIREALTTPNDADRDMNAVAQALTQLYNDNAFRRVIYTESHDEVANGKNRVPEEIMPGAADHWFSKKRSSLGAALVMTAPGIPMLFQGQEFLADGSFVDTEPIRWEQVEERAGLVHLYRDLIGLRRNLHGTTRGLCGQHTRVFHINDTDKLVAFGRQAGEGGPGDTTVVLANFANQAHETYTIGLPGPGHWQVRFNSDWQGYDGEFGDMESFGIDAEEGEYDGFGWHGSIAIASYAVLILSQEG; translated from the coding sequence ATGCCTAACGCTTCCGCTTCCGAACCCGCTTCCCGCGCCAAAACCGCCCCCAAAGCAACTACAAAACCGGCTCCCGCTGCCCACCCGAAAGCGGCCCCCAGCCCCACCTTGCAGCCCGGCATGGGCGCAGTGCCCCACGCCACCGGCACCACCTTCCGGGTTTGGGCTCCCAACGCTGATTCGGTGTCCGTTATCGGCACTTTTAATGACTGGCAGGGCGATGCAACCCCGCTGCAAGCCGAAGAGAATGGTTATTGGGCCACCGACGTGCCCGGTGCCAAGCCCGGCGACGAGTATAAGTTTCACCTCCTCAACAAGGGCAACCCCATCGACCACAACGACCCCTACGCCCGACAGGTCACGAATTCGGCCGGCTCATCGGTGGTGCACGACCCTGATTTTGACTGGGGCGACGACAATTTTCAGATGCCCGCCTGGAACGAGCTGGTGATTTACGAGCTGCACGTGGGGACCTTCAACGCCCCCGATGCCGAGAATGTAGGCACGTTCCTGAGCGTGCCCGAAAAGCTGCCTTATCTGCGCGATTTGGGCATTAACTGCATCGAGCTGCTGCCAGCTACCGAGTTCCCGGGCAGCCGCTCGTGCGGCTACAACCCGGCCAACCCATTTGCGCTCGAAAGCGACTACGGCGGGCCGGTGGCCTTCAAGGAAATGGTGAAGCAGGCCCACCAGCATGGCATCGCCGTGGTGCTCGACGTGGTGTATAATCACTTCGGCCCCGGCGACCTCGACCTCTGGCAGTTTGATGGCTGGAGCGAGAACGACGGCGGCGGTATTTACTTCTACAACGACTGGCGCGCCAAAACGCCCTGGGGCGACAACCGGCCCGACTACGGCCGCCCCGAGGTGCGCCAGTACATCCGCGACAACGCCCTGATGTGGCTGAACGAGTACCGCTGCGACGGCCTGCGGGCCGATGCCATCGCCTTCATCCGCAACGTGAACGGCGAGGACAACCCCGAAGAAGACCTGCCCAACGGCTGGAGCCTGATGCGCTGGATTAACGAGGAAATCGATAAGACGATGCCCTGGAACATTACCATCGCCGAGGACCTGCGCGGCAACGCCGCCATCACCGAAGCCACTACCAACGGCGGCCTGGGCTTCGACTCGCAGTGGGACGGCTCGTTTGTGTACCCCATCCGCGAGGCCCTCACCACGCCCAACGATGCCGACCGCGACATGAATGCCGTGGCCCAGGCCCTCACGCAGCTCTACAACGACAACGCTTTCCGCCGCGTCATCTACACCGAAAGCCACGACGAAGTGGCCAACGGCAAAAACCGCGTGCCCGAGGAAATCATGCCCGGGGCGGCCGACCACTGGTTCTCGAAAAAGCGCTCCAGCCTGGGCGCGGCCCTGGTGATGACGGCTCCCGGCATCCCCATGCTGTTTCAGGGCCAGGAATTCCTGGCCGACGGCTCGTTTGTCGACACCGAGCCCATTCGCTGGGAGCAGGTGGAGGAGCGTGCCGGCCTGGTGCACCTCTACCGCGACCTCATTGGCCTGCGCCGCAACCTGCACGGCACCACGCGCGGCCTGTGCGGCCAGCACACCAGGGTTTTCCACATCAACGACACCGACAAGCTGGTAGCCTTCGGCAGGCAGGCCGGCGAGGGCGGCCCCGGCGACACTACCGTGGTGCTGGCCAATTTCGCCAACCAGGCCCATGAGACCTACACCATCGGCCTGCCCGGCCCCGGCCACTGGCAGGTACGTTTCAACAGCGACTGGCAGGGCTACGATGGCGAATTTGGCGACATGGAAAGCTTCGGCATCGACGCCGAAGAAGGCGAATACGATGGTTTTGGCTGGCACGGCAGCATTGCCATCGCCTCCTACGCGGTGCTGATTCTATCGCAGGAAGGCTAG
- a CDS encoding YitT family protein yields the protein MNSAPATPAQSINYPNSELKNALFIIAGVFSAAFGLESFLLSSRFIDGGVTGVSMLLATGFKLPLSLLILVINLPFIALGYRQLGRRFALRSALGIGGLALVLAVVPFPDVTHDLLLTAVFGGVFIGAGIGLAMRGGAVLDGTEIAALLVSRYVVLLKVSDLILILNVVIFGVAVLVLGTEPALYSMLTYFAAARVLEFVLNGIEQYTGVTIVSEHSDAIRKVITEKLGRGVTMYQGKSGYGARGEQGMERDIVFTVVTRLELPGLRTAVQEIDPKAFIVQYRIDDAQGGIIKKRALH from the coding sequence ATGAATTCAGCCCCCGCTACGCCTGCCCAGAGCATCAACTACCCCAATTCCGAACTAAAAAACGCCCTGTTCATTATTGCCGGCGTGTTTTCGGCGGCGTTTGGGCTCGAATCCTTCCTGCTGTCCAGCCGCTTTATTGATGGGGGCGTGACGGGCGTTTCCATGCTACTGGCCACTGGGTTCAAGCTGCCGCTCTCGCTGCTGATTCTGGTTATTAACCTGCCCTTTATCGCCCTGGGGTACCGGCAGCTGGGGCGGCGGTTTGCCCTGCGCAGCGCCCTGGGCATTGGCGGGCTGGCGCTGGTGCTGGCCGTGGTGCCCTTCCCCGACGTCACCCACGACCTGCTGCTCACGGCCGTGTTCGGCGGCGTATTCATCGGGGCGGGCATCGGGCTGGCCATGCGCGGCGGGGCCGTGCTCGATGGCACCGAAATCGCGGCGCTGCTCGTGAGCCGCTACGTGGTACTACTGAAAGTGAGCGACCTGATTCTGATTCTTAACGTCGTTATCTTCGGCGTGGCCGTGCTGGTGCTGGGCACCGAGCCCGCCCTGTACTCTATGCTGACCTACTTCGCCGCCGCCCGCGTGCTGGAGTTCGTGCTCAATGGCATCGAGCAGTACACCGGCGTCACCATCGTGTCGGAGCACAGCGACGCCATCCGCAAAGTCATCACCGAAAAGCTGGGCCGGGGCGTGACGATGTACCAGGGCAAATCGGGCTACGGCGCGCGCGGTGAGCAAGGCATGGAGCGCGACATCGTCTTCACCGTCGTGACCCGCCTGGAGCTGCCCGGCCTGCGCACGGCGGTGCAGGAAATCGACCCCAAAGCATTCATCGTTCAATACCGCATTGATGACGCGCAGGGCGGCATTATTAAGAAACGGGCGCTGCACTAG
- a CDS encoding carboxylesterase family protein, which translates to MQSTPTALHFYTPAGLIIGRADGPVMRATGIRYARAARFQPPTPEPPATEPIWATAPAPACPQLADPRVDQVMGDLFAALSFDEDCLRLSITLPANLRADERLSVIVWVHGGSYVSGAGDLAIYDPATWVTEQRVVFVAVTYRLGLFGFLGTSSTPANLGLLDLLEALRWVQRNIAAFGGNPALVTLLGHSSGADAIAQLMLAEKAPGLFRRVMLHSAPLGLTRNRQRMLRAMSRAVGTLAPNASTTEILARESAVIKAARWQGLKSGMPFGPQYGAAPLPPEAEIEATWAAVAPHIDILIGATAEETRFFAVIDPTFNWLQRLPVAGSRLVRLLTSVTSRRIYLAPAQAFAEHQARAGGRAWRFLLTYQPPGSPFGAAHVVDLPLLLGTQASWAATPLLGEANWEEFDAAGRQVRQLWADFARTGVLPERVVIPGVLEVEKALSGKGIC; encoded by the coding sequence TTGCAATCCACCCCCACCGCGCTCCACTTTTACACCCCGGCCGGCCTCATCATCGGCCGGGCCGACGGGCCGGTGATGCGCGCCACGGGCATTCGCTACGCCCGGGCCGCGCGGTTTCAGCCGCCGACACCCGAGCCGCCCGCTACCGAACCCATCTGGGCCACGGCCCCCGCGCCGGCCTGCCCACAGCTCGCCGACCCTCGGGTAGACCAGGTGATGGGGGACTTATTTGCGGCCCTGAGCTTCGACGAAGACTGCCTGCGCCTGTCCATCACGCTGCCAGCCAACCTGCGGGCCGATGAGCGGCTATCCGTCATCGTATGGGTGCACGGCGGCTCCTACGTGTCCGGCGCGGGCGACCTAGCGATTTACGACCCCGCCACCTGGGTAACGGAGCAGCGGGTGGTGTTTGTGGCCGTCACCTATCGGCTGGGGCTGTTTGGGTTTCTGGGCACGAGCAGCACCCCAGCCAATCTCGGCCTGCTCGATTTGCTGGAAGCCCTGCGCTGGGTGCAGCGCAACATCGCCGCGTTTGGCGGCAACCCGGCGCTGGTCACTCTGCTGGGTCACTCCTCGGGGGCCGATGCCATTGCCCAGCTCATGCTGGCAGAAAAAGCTCCTGGTCTGTTTCGGCGCGTGATGCTGCACAGCGCGCCGCTGGGCCTCACCCGCAACCGCCAGCGCATGCTGCGGGCCATGAGCCGAGCCGTCGGTACGCTTGCGCCCAACGCTTCCACCACCGAAATCCTGGCCCGCGAAAGTGCCGTAATAAAAGCCGCCCGCTGGCAGGGTCTGAAAAGCGGCATGCCCTTCGGCCCGCAATACGGGGCTGCTCCGCTGCCGCCCGAAGCCGAAATTGAAGCAACCTGGGCGGCCGTGGCTCCCCATATTGATATTCTCATCGGGGCCACAGCCGAAGAAACCCGGTTTTTCGCCGTCATCGACCCCACTTTCAATTGGTTGCAACGCCTGCCGGTAGCGGGCAGCCGGCTGGTACGGCTGCTCACCAGCGTTACTTCCCGCCGCATCTACCTGGCTCCAGCCCAGGCATTTGCCGAGCATCAGGCGCGGGCGGGTGGCCGGGCTTGGCGGTTTCTGCTCACGTACCAGCCGCCCGGGAGCCCATTCGGAGCCGCGCACGTTGTTGACCTGCCGCTGCTGCTGGGTACGCAGGCCAGTTGGGCCGCCACGCCGCTACTGGGCGAGGCTAATTGGGAGGAATTTGACGCGGCCGGCCGGCAGGTACGGCAGCTGTGGGCCGACTTTGCGCGCACCGGCGTGCTGCCGGAGCGGGTGGTTATTCCGGGCGTGCTGGAAGTGGAGAAAGCTCTCTCAGGGAAGGGTATTTGCTGA
- a CDS encoding nitroreductase family protein has product MADTTNVLKLEHEIMPVLTQRRSPRAYSDKAVSAEVVEQVFTAASSAASCFGEQPWRYIMGNQSSSPEAFEKILGGLLEFNQVWAKKAPVLAVGVAKLNFSHDGNANGWAKYDVGQSTATLAVEATELGLQIHQMAGFSPDALRAAFSIPEGFEPVVVFTLGYPGPASDLPAGLSEKETAPRARKPLAEFLFEGAWPTPAGERYDQAPV; this is encoded by the coding sequence ATGGCCGATACCACCAACGTTCTGAAACTCGAACACGAAATCATGCCCGTGCTTACGCAGCGCCGCAGCCCCCGTGCTTATTCCGATAAGGCGGTGTCAGCCGAAGTGGTGGAGCAGGTTTTTACGGCTGCTTCGTCGGCTGCCTCGTGCTTTGGCGAGCAGCCCTGGCGCTACATCATGGGCAACCAGTCGAGCAGCCCCGAGGCGTTTGAGAAAATCCTGGGCGGTCTGCTGGAGTTCAACCAGGTTTGGGCCAAAAAAGCCCCTGTCCTGGCCGTGGGCGTAGCCAAACTGAATTTCTCGCACGACGGCAACGCCAACGGCTGGGCTAAGTACGATGTAGGCCAGTCCACCGCCACCCTGGCCGTGGAGGCTACCGAACTGGGCCTGCAAATCCACCAGATGGCTGGTTTTTCGCCCGATGCGCTGCGCGCCGCGTTCAGCATTCCCGAGGGTTTCGAGCCGGTGGTGGTGTTCACGCTGGGCTATCCCGGCCCGGCTTCGGACCTGCCCGCTGGGCTGAGCGAAAAGGAAACCGCGCCCCGCGCCCGCAAGCCATTGGCCGAGTTCCTGTTTGAAGGCGCGTGGCCCACGCCCGCCGGCGAGCGGTACGACCAGGCACCGGTGTAG
- a CDS encoding glycosyltransferase translates to MQPTPHAPNALFPDSLLVEVAWEVCNQVGGIYTVIRSKVPATMPVWGDRYCLLGPYFPNMAQGEFEPYDELMVHTGADPFMAVVRTMRAQGYDVQIGTWLVTGRPRVVLINPFQAYDRLGQLKTDLWSRHGIPAPDTDDLLHQIIAFGHLTTVFFQHLAAQKLAEQRLLGHFHEWMTGVAIPELRRLQVPAHLLFTTHATLLGRYLAMNDPAFYDHLMWVNWEAEAKKFNIEPAVRMERAAAHGSHVFTTVSELTVRECIYLLDRIPDAVLPNGLNIERFVALHEFQNLHQQYKAKIHEFVMAHFFQSYAFDLDKTLYFFTSGRYEYHNKGFDLTLEALARLNYRLQQSGLETQVVMFFITKRPFTSINPQVLERRAMLDEVHDTCKAIERQVGERLFYAAAASQDHKLPELSTMVDDYWRLRYRRQLQSWKTNALPPVITHNLVNDADDDILNYLRRSNLLNHRHDRVKMVYHPDFVSPASPLLGMEYGQFVRGCHMGVFPSYYEPWGYTPLECVARGVPAITSDLSGFGDYALQNVPDPESKGIFVVHRQEKSFDESAEELCDMLWQFVQLNRRDRIMQRNAVESSAELFDWKNLRVHYDRAYALALERN, encoded by the coding sequence ATGCAGCCCACGCCCCACGCCCCCAACGCCCTGTTTCCCGATTCCCTGCTCGTTGAAGTAGCCTGGGAGGTTTGCAACCAGGTCGGCGGTATCTACACCGTTATTCGCAGCAAGGTACCGGCCACTATGCCCGTCTGGGGTGACCGGTACTGCCTGTTGGGGCCCTACTTCCCCAACATGGCCCAGGGCGAGTTTGAGCCCTACGACGAACTGATGGTGCACACCGGGGCCGACCCTTTTATGGCCGTCGTGCGCACCATGCGCGCCCAGGGCTACGATGTGCAGATTGGCACCTGGCTCGTGACGGGCCGCCCCCGGGTGGTGCTTATCAACCCATTTCAGGCCTACGACCGCCTGGGCCAGCTCAAAACCGACCTCTGGAGCCGCCACGGCATTCCGGCCCCCGACACCGACGACCTGCTCCACCAGATAATCGCCTTTGGGCACCTCACCACCGTTTTCTTTCAGCACCTGGCCGCCCAGAAGCTGGCCGAGCAGCGCCTGCTGGGCCATTTTCACGAGTGGATGACCGGCGTGGCCATCCCGGAGCTGCGCCGCCTGCAAGTGCCCGCGCACCTGCTCTTCACTACCCATGCCACGCTACTGGGCCGCTACCTGGCCATGAACGACCCCGCCTTCTACGACCACCTCATGTGGGTGAACTGGGAGGCCGAGGCCAAAAAATTCAACATCGAGCCGGCCGTGCGCATGGAGCGCGCCGCCGCCCACGGCAGCCACGTTTTCACCACTGTGAGCGAGCTAACGGTGCGCGAGTGCATCTACTTATTGGATAGAATTCCGGACGCGGTGCTGCCCAACGGCCTCAACATCGAGCGCTTCGTGGCCCTGCACGAATTCCAGAACCTGCACCAGCAGTACAAGGCCAAGATTCATGAATTCGTGATGGCCCACTTCTTCCAGTCGTACGCCTTCGACCTGGATAAGACGCTGTATTTCTTCACCTCGGGCCGCTACGAGTACCACAACAAGGGCTTCGATTTGACCCTCGAAGCCCTGGCCCGCCTCAACTACCGCCTCCAGCAAAGCGGCCTCGAAACCCAGGTGGTGATGTTTTTCATCACCAAGCGGCCCTTCACCAGCATCAACCCGCAGGTGCTGGAGCGCCGCGCCATGCTCGATGAAGTGCACGATACCTGCAAGGCCATTGAGCGGCAGGTGGGTGAGCGCCTTTTCTACGCCGCCGCCGCCAGCCAGGACCACAAGCTGCCCGAGCTCAGCACGATGGTGGACGACTACTGGCGCCTGCGCTACCGCCGCCAGCTCCAAAGCTGGAAAACCAACGCCCTGCCCCCCGTCATCACCCACAACCTGGTGAACGATGCCGACGACGACATCCTGAACTACCTGCGCCGGTCCAACCTGCTCAACCACCGCCACGACCGGGTGAAGATGGTGTACCACCCCGATTTTGTGTCGCCCGCCTCGCCCCTGCTGGGCATGGAGTACGGCCAGTTTGTGCGCGGCTGCCACATGGGCGTGTTCCCGAGCTACTACGAGCCCTGGGGCTACACCCCGCTCGAATGCGTGGCCCGCGGCGTGCCCGCCATCACCTCCGACCTCTCCGGTTTCGGCGATTACGCCCTACAAAACGTGCCCGACCCCGAATCCAAAGGCATTTTTGTAGTGCATCGCCAGGAAAAATCCTTCGATGAGTCGGCCGAGGAGCTTTGCGACATGCTCTGGCAGTTCGTGCAGCTCAACCGCCGCGACCGCATTATGCAACGCAACGCCGTGGAAAGCTCCGCCGAGCTATTCGACTGGAAAAACCTGCGCGTGCACTACGACCGGGCCTATGCCCTGGCGCTGGAGCGAAATTAA
- a CDS encoding DUF4198 domain-containing protein: MSFKITVLFLLLTTAALAHEFWLEAPRFRLQPSETVNVHSFIGADFKGEPWTTKAAKIQRLTRFGPTPEDSTDLTPKNATATDTFRTGFTFTRPGTHVVLLQSTNSFIELPADQFTAYLREEGLDYALKLRQENDQMAQPGRETYRRCAKTLIQVGEAAANEAVTDSACRHFYGLPLELVPEQNPYRLAADKALTVRVLRAGRPAFGAAVQVWQRQPGGLPTTHYTTRANQNGRILLRLSGPGPYLLAAVDMSAAPAKLRPRADWQSTWASLTFAGPAAAARIPTKH; this comes from the coding sequence ATGAGTTTCAAAATCACTGTTCTGTTTCTGCTGCTTACCACCGCCGCCCTCGCCCACGAGTTCTGGCTCGAAGCCCCGCGCTTTCGCCTGCAGCCGAGCGAAACGGTGAACGTGCACTCCTTCATAGGGGCTGATTTTAAGGGCGAGCCCTGGACCACCAAAGCCGCCAAAATCCAGCGCCTCACCCGTTTTGGCCCCACCCCGGAAGACTCCACCGACCTCACGCCGAAAAACGCCACCGCAACCGACACCTTTCGCACTGGCTTCACCTTTACCCGGCCCGGCACCCACGTCGTACTGCTGCAAAGCACCAACTCGTTCATCGAGCTGCCCGCCGACCAGTTCACCGCCTACCTGCGCGAAGAAGGCCTCGACTACGCCCTGAAACTACGCCAGGAAAACGACCAGATGGCCCAGCCCGGCCGCGAAACCTACCGCCGCTGCGCCAAAACCCTGATTCAGGTGGGCGAAGCCGCTGCTAATGAGGCCGTTACCGACAGCGCCTGCCGCCACTTCTACGGCCTACCCCTAGAGCTGGTACCCGAACAAAACCCCTACCGCCTGGCCGCCGACAAAGCCCTGACCGTGCGCGTGCTCCGCGCCGGCCGGCCGGCGTTTGGCGCGGCCGTGCAGGTGTGGCAGCGCCAGCCCGGCGGCCTGCCCACCACCCATTACACCACCCGCGCCAACCAAAACGGCCGTATCTTGTTACGCCTATCAGGACCCGGCCCTTATTTGCTGGCGGCTGTGGACATGAGCGCGGCTCCTGCCAAACTGCGCCCCCGCGCCGATTGGCAATCGACCTGGGCCTCGCTAACCTTCGCCGGTCCGGCCGCAGCCGCGCGAATACCCACAAAACATTAG
- a CDS encoding STAS domain-containing protein gives MKYTIDKKDSYTIITIEEKKLDTTVAPDLKSEFVKLNAEGINNLILDLTNVKYTDSSGLSSILIANRLCNSTGGLLVLTGLQDHVLKLITISKLESVLHILPTVEEGIDRVFLHAIERDLTDKE, from the coding sequence ATGAAGTACACGATTGATAAAAAAGATAGCTACACCATCATCACCATTGAGGAGAAGAAGCTCGACACCACCGTCGCGCCCGACCTCAAGTCGGAGTTCGTGAAGCTCAACGCTGAAGGCATTAACAACCTGATACTCGACCTCACGAACGTGAAATACACGGATTCGTCGGGCCTCAGCTCCATTCTTATTGCCAACCGTTTGTGCAACTCCACGGGCGGCCTGCTGGTGCTCACCGGCCTGCAAGACCATGTGCTGAAACTTATCACCATCAGCAAGCTCGAATCCGTTCTGCACATCCTGCCTACGGTAGAAGAAGGCATCGACCGCGTGTTTTTGCACGCCATCGAGCGCGACCTGACTGATAAGGAATAG
- a CDS encoding ribonuclease Z, with translation MTFELKILGSASATPTAGRHPTAQVLTVSASNYLIDCGEGTQWQMLEYRVRPHHVRAIFISHLHGDHYFGLFGLLGTMHLQGRTQPLIIIGPPGLDEVLVTQARVSNMQLGFAMEFIAIDTTAHAVVYEDENLTVTTLPMRHRIPCAGYLFTEKPRRANLLKDKLPAGLTPAQLARLAQGEDLPADEQQPGLRHADVAGPAPTPRRYAFFSDTLYTPALVPYIQGVDLLYHEATFLEDMRERAAQTHHSTARQAAQIAHEAGVKRLLLGHFSSRYKALEPLLHEAQAIFPTVELATEGLVVSL, from the coding sequence GTGACTTTTGAGCTGAAGATTCTGGGGTCGGCTTCGGCCACGCCCACGGCCGGGCGCCACCCCACGGCCCAGGTACTCACCGTTAGCGCGTCGAACTACCTCATTGACTGCGGCGAAGGCACCCAGTGGCAGATGCTGGAGTACCGCGTGCGGCCCCACCACGTCCGGGCCATCTTCATCTCGCACCTGCACGGCGACCATTATTTCGGACTATTTGGGCTGCTGGGCACCATGCATTTGCAGGGCCGCACCCAACCGCTGATTATCATCGGCCCGCCCGGCCTCGATGAGGTGCTGGTGACCCAGGCCCGCGTTTCCAATATGCAGTTGGGCTTCGCGATGGAGTTTATCGCCATCGACACAACCGCGCACGCCGTGGTGTATGAAGATGAAAACCTGACCGTGACCACCCTGCCCATGCGCCACCGCATTCCGTGCGCCGGCTATCTGTTCACGGAAAAGCCGCGCCGCGCCAACTTGCTGAAAGATAAGCTGCCTGCCGGCCTCACACCCGCCCAGCTGGCCCGCCTGGCCCAGGGCGAAGACCTACCCGCCGATGAGCAGCAGCCCGGCCTGCGCCACGCCGACGTGGCCGGCCCCGCCCCCACCCCGCGCCGCTACGCCTTCTTCTCCGATACGCTCTACACACCCGCGCTGGTGCCCTACATCCAGGGCGTCGATTTGCTTTACCACGAGGCCACCTTCCTGGAAGACATGCGGGAGCGCGCCGCCCAGACCCACCACAGCACTGCCCGCCAGGCCGCCCAGATTGCCCACGAGGCGGGCGTGAAACGGCTGCTGCTGGGCCACTTCTCCAGCCGCTACAAGGCCCTGGAGCCGCTGTTGCATGAGGCCCAGGCCATATTCCCCACCGTCGAGCTGGCCACGGAAGGGTTGGTAGTGAGCCTGTAA
- a CDS encoding queuosine precursor transporter — translation MNNFANKKQQLYLVLSGIFLVNALLAEIIGVKIFSADKLMGLPGNLTAGVLIWPVVFVTTDIINEYFGKAGVLRISYLTVVLILFAFGVIYLTTKLPPADFWLDVNKTDNEGRPFNIDFAYQSIFRQGLGIITGSIVAFGVGQVLDATIFEAIRKATGGRYIWLRATGSTLISQLVDSFVVLYVAFYVFGNWTFDQVLSVANTNYWYKFAAAILLTPVLYLAHWLIDKYLGKEETAELQEEAVENVSV, via the coding sequence ATGAATAATTTCGCTAATAAAAAGCAACAGCTTTACCTAGTCCTCAGCGGAATTTTCCTGGTGAATGCGCTGCTGGCCGAAATCATCGGCGTCAAGATTTTCTCGGCCGATAAACTGATGGGCCTGCCCGGCAACCTCACGGCAGGCGTACTCATCTGGCCGGTAGTTTTCGTGACCACGGACATCATCAACGAGTATTTCGGCAAGGCCGGCGTGCTGCGCATCAGCTACCTCACGGTGGTGCTCATCCTGTTCGCTTTCGGGGTTATCTACCTCACCACCAAGCTGCCCCCGGCTGATTTCTGGCTCGATGTGAACAAGACCGATAACGAGGGCCGGCCCTTCAACATCGACTTTGCCTACCAGAGCATTTTCCGGCAGGGCCTGGGCATTATCACGGGCTCGATTGTGGCATTTGGAGTGGGGCAGGTCCTGGATGCAACTATTTTTGAGGCCATTCGCAAGGCCACGGGCGGACGCTATATCTGGCTGCGCGCCACGGGCTCAACCCTGATTTCGCAGCTGGTGGATTCGTTTGTGGTGCTGTACGTAGCTTTTTACGTGTTTGGCAACTGGACTTTCGACCAGGTTCTCAGCGTGGCCAACACCAATTACTGGTACAAGTTTGCGGCGGCCATTCTGCTCACGCCGGTGCTCTACCTGGCGCACTGGCTCATCGATAAGTACCTCGGGAAAGAGGAAACAGCCGAATTGCAAGAAGAGGCCGTGGAGAATGTGAGCGTATAA
- the trpS gene encoding tryptophan--tRNA ligase, with translation MSRILTGIQSTGRPHLGNLLGAILPAIELSKNPANDSLYFIADLHSLTTVRDPAVLRANTYAVAAAWLACGFDTERNLFYRQSDVPQVTELTWYLSCFTPYPMLANAHSFKDKSDKLSDVNAGLFTYPVLMAADILLYDAEIVPVGKDQIQHLEIARDIAKAFNSRYGETLVEPQARVDAELMTIPGTDGAKMSKSYGNTIDIFLPEKELLKTIKTIVSDSTPLEAPKNPDADVTFKLYSLLAAPAEIETMRANYLAGGYGYGHAKKELYELILRRFAVERERFDFYMSNLPELDAALAIGAKRAQEYGAGVLAKVRQKVGYGV, from the coding sequence ATGTCCCGCATCCTTACCGGCATCCAAAGCACCGGCCGGCCGCACCTCGGCAACCTGCTCGGGGCCATCCTGCCCGCCATCGAGCTATCGAAAAACCCGGCCAACGACTCGCTCTATTTCATCGCTGACCTGCACTCGCTCACCACCGTGCGCGACCCCGCCGTGCTACGCGCCAACACCTACGCCGTGGCCGCCGCGTGGCTGGCCTGCGGCTTCGACACCGAAAGAAACCTGTTTTACCGGCAGTCCGACGTGCCGCAGGTAACGGAGCTGACCTGGTACCTGAGCTGCTTCACGCCCTACCCCATGCTGGCCAACGCGCACAGCTTCAAGGACAAGAGCGACAAGCTGTCGGACGTAAACGCCGGCCTCTTCACCTACCCCGTGCTGATGGCAGCCGACATCCTGCTCTACGATGCCGAAATCGTGCCCGTGGGCAAAGACCAGATTCAGCACCTCGAAATTGCCCGCGATATTGCCAAAGCCTTCAACTCCCGCTACGGCGAGACCTTAGTAGAGCCCCAGGCCCGCGTCGATGCCGAGCTGATGACCATTCCCGGCACCGACGGGGCCAAGATGAGCAAGAGCTACGGCAACACCATCGACATTTTCCTGCCCGAAAAGGAACTCCTGAAGACCATCAAAACCATTGTTTCGGACAGCACGCCACTCGAAGCGCCCAAAAATCCGGATGCGGATGTGACGTTCAAGCTGTACTCGCTGCTGGCCGCGCCCGCCGAGATTGAGACAATGCGCGCCAACTACCTGGCCGGTGGCTACGGCTACGGCCACGCCAAAAAGGAGCTGTATGAGTTGATTCTGCGCCGTTTTGCCGTGGAGCGCGAGCGGTTCGACTTCTACATGAGCAACCTGCCCGAGCTGGACGCGGCGCTGGCCATTGGCGCCAAGCGGGCGCAGGAATACGGCGCGGGCGTGCTGGCCAAAGTGCGCCAGAAAGTAGGCTACGGTGTCTAA